One genomic window of Quercus robur chromosome 6, dhQueRobu3.1, whole genome shotgun sequence includes the following:
- the LOC126689522 gene encoding perakine reductase-like, whose protein sequence is MEEKPQIQIPRVKLGSQGLEISRLGFGCAGLSGAYNTPHSHEYGCSVIKEVFNRGITLFDTSDLYGDNHDNEIMVGKALKQLPRDKIQLATKFGVTLLGEGKYGAKGTPEYVRKCCEASLKRLDVGYIDLFYQHRVDLSVPIEDTMGELKKLVDEGKIKYIGLSEASVDTIRRAHAVHPITALQMEYSVWTREIEDEIIPLCRELGIGIVAYSPLGRGFFGGKGAVESLPTGSLLVYHPRFNDENLDRNKLLYSKFSNLAAKHACTTPQLALAWLLHQGIDIIPIPGTTKVRNLDNNIGSLAVKLTKDDLKEIHDAVPIGEVSGQREYDIFSQYVWKSANTPPK, encoded by the exons ATGGAGGAGAAGCCCCAAATCCAGATCCCAAGAGTGAAACTTGGCAGTCAGGGATTGGAG ATTTCTAGATTGGGCTTTGGATGTGCGGGGCTGTCAGGAGCATACAACACTCCTCACTCTCATGAATATGGTTGTTCAGTTATCAAGGAAGTATTCAATAGGGGTATCACCCTCTTTGACACATCAGATCTCTATGGAGATAATCATGATAATGAAATTATGGTTGGCAAg GCTTTGAAGCAGCTTCCTCGGGATAAAATTCAACTGGCTACAAAATTTGGAGTCACTCTATTAGGGGAGGGTAAATATGGGGCAAAGGGCACTCCTGAATATGTCAGGAAATGCTGTGAAGCTAGTCTTAAACGGCTTGATGTAGGCTACATTGATCTTTTCTATCAGCATCGTGTTGACCTTTCAGTGCCAATTGAGGATACT ATGGGAGAGCTCAAGAAGCTGGTGGACGAAGGAAAGATAAAGTACATTGGGTTATCAGAAGCTAGTGTAGACACAATAAGGAGAGCTCATGCAGTTCATCCCATCACTGCCTTACAGATGGAGTATTCTGTGTGGACCCGTGAAATTGAAGATGAGATAATTCCACTTTGCCG GGAGCTTGGTATTGGGATAGTGGCATATAGTCCTCTTGGTCGTGGGTTCTTTGGTGGCAAGGGAGCTGTTGAGAGCTTACCCACTGGTAGTTTGTTG GTTTATCATCCAAGGTTCAATGATGAGAATTTGGATAGAAACAAACTTCTTTATAGCAAATTTTCTAATCTGGCTGCAAAGCATGCCTGCACCACTCCTCAACTAGCTTTGGCATGGCTTCTCCATCAGGGAATTGACATAATCCCTATCCCTG GGACAACTAAAGTTAGGAACCTTGATAACAACATTGGTTCATTGGCTGTAAAGCTTACAAAAGACGATTTGAAAGAAATTCATGATGCTGTACCCATTGGTGAAGTTAGTGGACAACGAGAATATGACATATTTTCTCAATATGTTTGGAAGTCTGCAAATACCCCACCAAAGTAA
- the LOC126689520 gene encoding perakine reductase-like isoform X1 produces MEEKQEDQIQIPFPLPLVKLGTQGLKVSKLGFGCVGLSGLYNSPLSHEAGCSVIKEAFDRGITFFDTSDLYGHNHDNEIMVGKALKQLPREKVQLATKFGVVIQGDQYGHYGVRGTPEYVRQCCEASLKRLNTDYIDLYYPHRIDITVPIEDTMGELKKLVEEGKIKYIGLSEASVDTIRRAHAVHPITALQIEYSLWVRDIEDEIIPVCRELGIGIVAYSPLGRGFFAGKAVLESLPTESVLNKFPRFTGENLEKNKILYSKLANLAEKHACATPQLALAWLIHQGDDIIPIPGTTKVRNLDTNIGSLAVKLSEDDLKEICDAVPIDEVVGHRLISLPQYAWKFANTPPKKTADKET; encoded by the exons ATGGAAGAGAAGCAGGAGGATCAGATCCAAATCCCATTTCCATTACCATTAGTCAAACTGGGCACTCAGGGATTAAAG GTTTCGAAATTGGGCTTTGGATGTGTTGGACTATCAGGACTATATAACAGTCCTCTTTCTCATGAAGCTGGATGTTCAGTTATTAAGGAAGCATTTGATAGGGGCATCACTTTCTTTGATACATCAGATCTTTATGGCCATAATCATGATAATGAAATCATGGTTGGAAAG GCTTTGAAACAGCTTCCTCGAGAAAAAGTTCAATTGGCTACCAAATTTGGTGTGGTCATACAGGGGGATCAATATGGTCACTATGGCGTAAGGGGCACCCCTGAATATGTACGGCAATGCTGTGAAGCTAGTCTTAAGCGACTCAACACTGACTATATTGATCTCTACTATCCACATCGCATTGACATTACAGTGCCAATTGAGGATACC ATGGGGGAGCTTAAGAAGCTGGTGGAGGAAGGAAAGATAAAATATATTGGGTTGTCAGAAGCTAGTGTGGACACAATAAGGAGAGCCCACGCAGTTCACCCCATCACTGCCTTACAAATAGAGTATTCCCTTTGGGTCCGTGATATTGAAGATGAGATCATTCCAGTTTGCCG GGAGCTTGGTATTGGAATTGTTGCATACAGTCCTCTTGGCCGTGGGTTCTTTGCTGGGAAGGCAGTTCTTGAGAGCTTGCCCACTGAGAGTGTATTG AATAAATTTCCAAGGTTCACTGGGGAGAATttagaaaagaacaaaattctTTATAGCAAACTTGCCAACCTGGCTGAAAAGCATGCCTGTGCTACTCCTCAACTGGCTTTAGCATGGCTTATCCATCAGGGTGACGACATCATCCCAATACCTG GTACAACTAAAGTTAGAAACCTTGATACCAACATTGGTTCTTTGGCTGTAAAGCTCTCTGAAGatgatttgaaagaaatttgTGACGCTGTGCCCATTGATGAAGTTGTTGGCCATAGACTAATTTCCCTTCCTCAGTATGCTTGGAAGTTTGCAAATACCCCACCAAA gaAAACTGCAGATAAAGAGACGTAG
- the LOC126689520 gene encoding probable aldo-keto reductase 1 isoform X2, protein MEEKQEDQIQIPFPLPLVKLGTQGLKVSKLGFGCVGLSGLYNSPLSHEAGCSVIKEAFDRGITFFDTSDLYGHNHDNEIMVGKMGELKKLVEEGKIKYIGLSEASVDTIRRAHAVHPITALQIEYSLWVRDIEDEIIPVCRELGIGIVAYSPLGRGFFAGKAVLESLPTESVLNKFPRFTGENLEKNKILYSKLANLAEKHACATPQLALAWLIHQGDDIIPIPGTTKVRNLDTNIGSLAVKLSEDDLKEICDAVPIDEVVGHRLISLPQYAWKFANTPPKKTADKET, encoded by the exons ATGGAAGAGAAGCAGGAGGATCAGATCCAAATCCCATTTCCATTACCATTAGTCAAACTGGGCACTCAGGGATTAAAG GTTTCGAAATTGGGCTTTGGATGTGTTGGACTATCAGGACTATATAACAGTCCTCTTTCTCATGAAGCTGGATGTTCAGTTATTAAGGAAGCATTTGATAGGGGCATCACTTTCTTTGATACATCAGATCTTTATGGCCATAATCATGATAATGAAATCATGGTTGGAAAG ATGGGGGAGCTTAAGAAGCTGGTGGAGGAAGGAAAGATAAAATATATTGGGTTGTCAGAAGCTAGTGTGGACACAATAAGGAGAGCCCACGCAGTTCACCCCATCACTGCCTTACAAATAGAGTATTCCCTTTGGGTCCGTGATATTGAAGATGAGATCATTCCAGTTTGCCG GGAGCTTGGTATTGGAATTGTTGCATACAGTCCTCTTGGCCGTGGGTTCTTTGCTGGGAAGGCAGTTCTTGAGAGCTTGCCCACTGAGAGTGTATTG AATAAATTTCCAAGGTTCACTGGGGAGAATttagaaaagaacaaaattctTTATAGCAAACTTGCCAACCTGGCTGAAAAGCATGCCTGTGCTACTCCTCAACTGGCTTTAGCATGGCTTATCCATCAGGGTGACGACATCATCCCAATACCTG GTACAACTAAAGTTAGAAACCTTGATACCAACATTGGTTCTTTGGCTGTAAAGCTCTCTGAAGatgatttgaaagaaatttgTGACGCTGTGCCCATTGATGAAGTTGTTGGCCATAGACTAATTTCCCTTCCTCAGTATGCTTGGAAGTTTGCAAATACCCCACCAAA gaAAACTGCAGATAAAGAGACGTAG
- the LOC126690373 gene encoding uncharacterized protein LOC126690373, whose protein sequence is MDSRQYSSFTDVLRGNINSEDELFGLSENSPVLVQDSPMDDEVATSKKKTSRGASFSPEEDKLLVAAWLNISVDPVHGNEQHKTTFYGKVAKYFKDHRTDSTRSISSLTSRWGVINREIVKFCGSLAKIEAKNESGTIAEMKIEKARELFKELYGYFFLYEHCWQMLKDFPKWASTMPREDSRKEMPQTPDSIDQGGGIGDTMNFERPIGRKAEKANR, encoded by the exons ATGGACTCAAGACAGTATTCATCATTCACTGATGTCTTACGGGGGAATATTAATAGTGAGGATGAACTTTTCGGTTTATCTGAAAATAGTCCTGTGTTAGTCCAAGATTCTCCAATGGATGATGAAGTTGCCACTTCTAAGAAAAAAACATCACGTGGTGCCAGCTTCAGTCCTGAGGAAGACAAGCTGCTTGTAGCAGCATGGCTCAATATCAGTGTCGATCCTGTGCATGGTAATGAGCAACATAAAACAACGTTTTACGGCAAAGTTGCAAAATACTTCAAGGACCACAGGACTGACTCTACGCGTAGTATTTCATCCCTAACAAGCCGATGGGGAGTGATTAATAGGgaaatagttaaattttgtggTTCCTTAGCTAAGATTGAAGCAAAGAATGAAAGTGGAACCATTGCTGAAATGAAG attgagaAAGCAAGGGAATTGTTTAAAGAATTATACGGTTACTTTTTCCTATATGAACATTGTTGGCAAATGTTGAAGGATTTTCCCAAGTGGGCATCTACTATGCCTAGGGAAGATTCAAGAAAAGAAATGCCTCAAACTCCAGATTCAATAGATCAAGGAGGGGGGATTGGTGACACTATGAATTTCGAGAGGCCAATAGGTAGAAAAGCTGAAAAGGCTAATCGATAG
- the LOC126690374 gene encoding uncharacterized protein LOC126690374 — translation MGRSFFRKLLDDDSDEDEIIMKLLMGETSQRKRRRYIDRNHLAGHKRLYDDYFAEEPVHPPKVFRMRFRMRRSLFLRILSKVEAHEPYFIQKRNNAKKLGLSPLQKMTAALRMLAYAVTADLLDEYVRIAESTAMMSLKKFVATVVAIFSEQYLRSPNNEDIARLLAYSQNRGFPGMLGSIDCMHWK, via the coding sequence ATGGGTCGTTCTTTTTTTCGTAAATTGCTTGATGATGACTCAGATGAAGATGAGATAATTATGAAACTTCTCATGGGTGAGACATCACAACGTAAGCGTCGTCGGTATATCGACCGTAATCATTTGGCAGGCCATAAACGGCTTTATGATGACTACTTTGCTGAAGAACCTGTACATCCTCCCAAAGTATTTCGAATGAGATTTCGAATGAGACGTTCTCTTTTTCTCCGAATCCTATCTAAAGTAGAAGCTCACGAACcttattttatccaaaaaagaaataatgccAAAAAGCTTGGTCTATCTCCCCTTCAAAAGATGACCGCTGCACTTAGGATGCTTGCTTATGCAGTAACAGCTGATCTTTTGGATGAATATGTGAGAATAGCCGAAAGCACTGCAATGATGAgtctaaaaaaatttgttgcaacAGTAGTTGCTATTTTCTCAGAGCAATACTTGAGGTCACCAAACAATGAAGACATCGCTAGATTGTTAGCCTATAGCCAAAACCGTGGATTTCCAGGCATGTTGGGAAGTATTGATTGCATGCATtggaaatga
- the LOC126690375 gene encoding uncharacterized protein LOC126690375, giving the protein MYCGHVRQPTIILEAVASYKLWIWHSFFGLPGSNNDINVLERSHLFSELAQGRAPAVNYSVNGHDYTIRYYLTDGIYPKWSTFVKTISSPLGDKRKLFAKTQEAYRKDVERAFGVLQARFAIVRGSARFFYQETLHDIMKACIILHNMIIEDERDEAEPVDFDYEQIDEILCTPMSSERTNEFSEFIQVHQRIMDKEVHSQLEKNLVDHLWQLQGEL; this is encoded by the coding sequence ATGTATTGTGGTCATGTTCGTCAGCCAACTATTATTTTGGAAGCAGTGGCTTCATATAAACTTTGGATATGGCACTCTTTTTTCGGATTACCTGGGTCCAATAATGATATTAACGTGTTGGAGCGGTCTCATTTATTTTCTGAGCTTGCACAAGGACGTGCTCCTGCAGTTAATTACTCAGTTAATGGTCATGATTACACAATAAGATACTATCTTACTGATGGTATATATCCAAAATGGTCAACATTTGTGAAGACAATCTCATCTCCACTaggagataaaagaaaattatttgcaaaaactCAGGAGGCATATAGGAAGGATGTAGAGCGTGCATTTGGAGTGCTTCAAGCGCGATTTGCAATTGTACGTGGATCTGCACGGTTTTTCTATCAAGAAACATTACATGACATTATGAAAGCATGCATAATTCTTCATAACATGATTATTGAAGATGAGCGTGATGAAGCTGAACCAGTGGACTTCGATTATGAACAAATTGATGAGATTTTATGTACACCAATGTCAAGTGAGCGGACAAATGAATTTTCGGAGTTCATTCAAGTTCATCAACGCATTATGGATAAAGAAGTTCATTCTCAACTTGAAAAGAATCTCGTTGATCATTTATGGCAATTACAAGGAGAGTTGTGA